The Papio anubis isolate 15944 chromosome 1, Panubis1.0, whole genome shotgun sequence genome window below encodes:
- the PLEKHG5 gene encoding pleckstrin homology domain-containing family G member 5 isoform X8 → MHYDGHVRFDLPPQGSVLARNVSTRSCPPRTSPAVDLEEEDEESSADGKGDRKSTGLKLSKKKARRRHTDDPSKECFTLKFDLNVDIETEIVPAMKKKSLGEVLLPVFERKGIALGKVDIYLDQSNTPLSLSFEAYRFGGHYLRVKDLGTEDLSWPPHAAPAKPGDEGKVEQGVKDSKSLSLPILRPAGTAPPALERVDPQSRRESLDILAPGRRRKNMSEFLGEASIPGQEPPTPSSCSLPSGSSGSTSSGDSWKNRAASRFSGFFSSGPSTSAFGREVDKMEQLEGKLHTYSLFGLPRLPQRLRFDHDSWEEDDEDEDEDNACLRLEDSWRELIDGHEKLTRRQCHQQEAVWELLHTEASYIRKLRVITNLFLCCLLNLQESGLLCEVEAERLFSNIPEIAQLHRRLWAGVMAPVLEKARLTRALLQPGDFLKGFKMFGSLFKPYIRYCMEEEGCMEYMRGLLRDNDLFRAYITWAEKHPQCQRLKLSDMLAKPHQRLTKYPLLLKSVLRKTEEPRAKEAVVTMIGSVERFIHHVNACMRQRQERQRLAAVVSRIDAYEVVESSSDEVDKLLKEFLHLDLTAPIPGASPEETRQLLLEGSLKMKEGKDSKMDVYCFLFTDLLLVTKAVKKAERTRVIRPPLLVDKIVCRELRDPGSFLLIYLNEFHSAVGAYTFQASGQALCRGWVDTIYNAQNQLQQLRAQEPPGSQQPLQSLEEEEDEQEEEEEEEEEEGEESGNSAASSPTIMRKSSGSPDSQHCASDGSTETLAMVVVEPGETLSSPEFDGGPFSSQSDETSLSTIASSATPTSELLPLGPVDGRSCSMDSAYGTLSPTSLQDFVAPGPVAELVPRPPDSPQAPSPPLSPRLRRRTPVQLLTCPPQLLKSKSEASLLQLLVGTGTHGTSSAPSRSLSELCLAVPAPGIRTQGSPQEAGPSWNCRGGPSPGGGPRLASCLAGEPAGSHRKRCGDLPSGASPRVQPEPPPGVSTQHRKLTLAQLYRIRTTLLLNSTLTASEV, encoded by the exons ATGCATTATGATGGGCATGTCCGCTTCGACCTTCCCCCACAAG GCTCTGTCCTTGCCCGGAACGTGTCCACCCGGTCATGCCCGCCACGCACCAGCCCCGCGGTGGActtggaggaggaggatgaagagagCTCTGCGGATGGCAAAGG GGACCGGAAGAGCACAGGCCTGAAACTCTCCAagaagaaagcaaggaggagaCACACTGAT GACCCCAGCAAGGAGTGCTTCACCCTGAAATTTGACCTGAATGTGGATATCGAGACGGAGATCGTCCCAGCCATGAAGAAGAAGTCGCTGGG ggaggtgcTGCTGCCTGTATTTGAAAGGAAGGGCATCGCGCTGGGCAAAGTGGACATCTACCTGGACCAGTCCAACACACCCCTGTCCCTCTCCTTCGAGGCCTACAGGTTCGGGGGACACTATCTTCGTGTCAAAG ACCTGGGTACTGAGGATCTCTCGTGGCCCCCACATGCGGCCCCAGCCAAGCCTGGAGATGAGGGCAAGGTGGAGCAGGGCGTGAAGGACTCCAAGTCCCTGAGTCTGCCAATCCTGCGGCCAGCTGGGACTGCACCCCCTGCCCTGGAGCGTGTGGACCCTCAGAGCCGCCGGGAGAGCCTGGACATCTTA GCCCCTGGCCGCCGCCGTAAGAACATGTCGGAGTTCCTGGGGGAGGCGAGCATCCCTGGGCAGGAGCCCCCCACGCCCTCTAGCTGCTCTTTGCCCAGTGGCAGCAGTGGCAGCACCAGCAGCGGCGACAGCTGGAAGAACCGGGCGGCCAGTCGCTTCAGCGGCTTTTTCAGCTCAGGCCCCAGCACCAGTGCCTTTGGCCGG GAGGTAGACAAGATGGAGCAGCTGGAGGgcaagctgcacacctacagcctCTTCGGGCTGCCTAGGCTGCCCCAGAGGCTGCGCTTCGACCATGACTCCTGGGAGGAGGATGATGAGGACGAGGATGAGGACAATGCCTGCCTGAGGCTGGAGGACAGCTGGCGGGAGCTCATTGATGGGCATGAG AAGCTGACTCGGCGGCAGTGCCACCAGCAAGAGGCAGTGTGGGAGCTGCTGCACACGGAGGCCTCCTACATCAGGAAACTGCGGGTGATCACCAAT CTGTTCCTGTGCTGCCTCCTGAACCTGCAAGAATCAGGGCTGCTGTGTGAG GTGGAGGCGGAGCGTCTGTTCAGCAACATCCCGGAGATCGCGCAGCTGCACCGCAGGCTGTGGGCCGGCGTGATGGCGCCAGTGCTGGAGAAGGCGCGGCTTACACGGGCGCTGCTGCAGCCCGGGGACTTCCTCAAAGGCTTCAAGATG TTCGGCTCGCTCTTCAAGCCCTACATCCGCTACTGCATGGAGGAGGAGGGCTGCATGGAGTACATGCGCGGTCTGCTGCGCGACAACGACCTCTTCCGGGCCTACATCACG TGGGCCGAGAAGCACCCACAGTGCCAGCGGCTGAAGCTGAGCGACATGCTGGCGAAACCCCACCAGCGGCTCACCAAGTACCCGCTGCTGCTCAAGTCGGTGCTGAGGAAGACCGAGGAGCCGCGCGCCAAGGAGGCCGTCGTCACCATG ATCGGTTCCGTGGAGCGCTTCATCCACCACGTGAATGCGTGCATGCGGCAGCGGCAGGAGCGGCAGCGGCTGGCGGCCGTGGTTAGCCGCATCGACGCCTACGAGGTGGTGGAAAGCAGCAGCGACGAAGTGGACAAG CTCCTGAAGGAATTTCTGCACCTGGACTTGACAGCGCCCATCCCCGGCGCCTCCCCGGAGGAGACGCGGCAGCTGCTGCTGGAGGGGAGCCTGAAGATGAAGGAGGGGAAGGACAGCAAG ATGGATGTGTACTGCTTCCTGTTCACGGATCTGCTATTGGTGACCAAGGCAGTGAAGAAGGCAGAGAGGACCAGGGTCATCAGGCCACCCCTGCTAGTGGACAAGATTGTGTGCCGGGAGCTACGGGACCCTG GGTCCTTCCTCCTCATCTACCTGAATGAGTTTCACAGCGCTGTAGGGGCCTACACGTTCCAGGCCAGCGGCCAGGCCTTGTGCCGTGGCTGGGTGGACACCATTTATAACGCCCAG AACCAGCTGCAACAGCTGCGTGCACAGGAGCCCCCAGGCAGCCAGCAGCCCCTGCAGAgcctggaagaggaggaggatgagcaggaggaggaagaggaggaggaggaggaggaaggcgaGGAGAGTGGCAATTCAGCTGCCAGCTCCCCCACCATCATGCGGAAAAGCAGCGGCAGCCCCGACTCTCAGCACTG TGCCTCAGATGGCTCCACGGAGACCCTGGCCATGGTTGTGGTGGAGCCTGGGGAGACGCTGTCCTCCCCCGAGTTCGACGGCGGTCCTTTCAGCTCCCAGTCCGATGAGACCTCTCTCAGCACCATTGCCTCATCTGCCACGCCCACCAGTGAGCTGCTGCCCCTGGGTCCAGTGGACGGCCGCTCCTGCTCCATGGACTCTGCCTACGGCACCCTCTCCCCAACCTCCTTACAAGACTTTGTGGCCCCAGGCCCTGTGGCAGAACTAGTGCCTCGGCCCCCAGATTCCCCACAAGCTCCTTCCCCTCCACTCTCGCCCCGTCTCCGCCGCCGCACCCCTGTCCAGCTGTTAACCTGCCCGCCCCAACTGCTCAAGTCTAAGTCCGAGGCCAGCCTCCTCCAGCTGCTGGTAGGGACTGGCACCCATGGAACATCCTCTGCCCCCAGCCGCAGCCTGTCAGAGCTCTGCCTGGCTGTCCCAGCCCCAGGTATTAGGACTCAGGGCTCCCCTCAGGAAGCTGGGCCCAGCTGGAATTGCCGGGGGGGCCCTAGCCCTGGCGGTGGTCCTAGGCTAGCTAGCTGCCTGGCCGGGGAACCTGCAGGCTCCCACAGGAAGAGGTGTGGAGACCTGCCCTCGGGGGCCTCTCCCAGGGTCCAGCCTGAGCCCCCACCAGGAGTCTCCACCCAGCACAGGAAGCTGACCCTGGCCCAGCTCTACCGAATCAGGACCACCCTGCTGCTTAACTCCACGCTCACTGCCTC
- the PLEKHG5 gene encoding pleckstrin homology domain-containing family G member 5 isoform X5 — MGTGPAVSGRLAACRPGPALLSRDSEPSWAGGRARDSEGQVCHHADCQQLHRRGPLNLCEACDSKFHSAMHYDGHVRFDLPPQGSVLARNVSTRSCPPRTSPAVDLEEEDEESSADGKGDRKSTGLKLSKKKARRRHTDDPSKECFTLKFDLNVDIETEIVPAMKKKSLGEVLLPVFERKGIALGKVDIYLDQSNTPLSLSFEAYRFGGHYLRVKDLGTEDLSWPPHAAPAKPGDEGKVEQGVKDSKSLSLPILRPAGTAPPALERVDPQSRRESLDILAPGRRRKNMSEFLGEASIPGQEPPTPSSCSLPSGSSGSTSSGDSWKNRAASRFSGFFSSGPSTSAFGREVDKMEQLEGKLHTYSLFGLPRLPQRLRFDHDSWEEDDEDEDEDNACLRLEDSWRELIDGHEKLTRRQCHQQEAVWELLHTEASYIRKLRVITNLFLCCLLNLQESGLLCEVEAERLFSNIPEIAQLHRRLWAGVMAPVLEKARLTRALLQPGDFLKGFKMFGSLFKPYIRYCMEEEGCMEYMRGLLRDNDLFRAYITWAEKHPQCQRLKLSDMLAKPHQRLTKYPLLLKSVLRKTEEPRAKEAVVTMIGSVERFIHHVNACMRQRQERQRLAAVVSRIDAYEVVESSSDEVDKLLKEFLHLDLTAPIPGASPEETRQLLLEGSLKMKEGKDSKMDVYCFLFTDLLLVTKAVKKAERTRVIRPPLLVDKIVCRELRDPGSFLLIYLNEFHSAVGAYTFQASGQALCRGWVDTIYNAQNQLQQLRAQEPPGSQQPLQSLEEEEDEQEEEEEEEEEEGEESGNSAASSPTIMRKSSGSPDSQHCASDGSTETLAMVVVEPGETLSSPEFDGGPFSSQSDETSLSTIASSATPTSELLPLGPVDGRSCSMDSAYGTLSPTSLQDFVAPGPVAELVPRPPDSPQAPSPPLSPRLRRRTPVQLLTCPPQLLKSKSEASLLQLLVGTGTHGTSSAPSRSLSELCLAVPAPGIRTQGSPQEAGPSWNCRGGPSPGGGPRLASCLAGEPAGSHRKRCGDLPSGASPRVQPEPPPGVSTQHRKLTLAQLYRIRTTLLLNSTLTASEV, encoded by the exons GTATGTCACCACGCCGACTGCCAGCAGCTGCACCGCCGGGGACCCCTCAACCTCTGCGAGGCCTGTGACAGCAAGTTCCACAGCGCCATGCATTATGATGGGCATGTCCGCTTCGACCTTCCCCCACAAG GCTCTGTCCTTGCCCGGAACGTGTCCACCCGGTCATGCCCGCCACGCACCAGCCCCGCGGTGGActtggaggaggaggatgaagagagCTCTGCGGATGGCAAAGG GGACCGGAAGAGCACAGGCCTGAAACTCTCCAagaagaaagcaaggaggagaCACACTGAT GACCCCAGCAAGGAGTGCTTCACCCTGAAATTTGACCTGAATGTGGATATCGAGACGGAGATCGTCCCAGCCATGAAGAAGAAGTCGCTGGG ggaggtgcTGCTGCCTGTATTTGAAAGGAAGGGCATCGCGCTGGGCAAAGTGGACATCTACCTGGACCAGTCCAACACACCCCTGTCCCTCTCCTTCGAGGCCTACAGGTTCGGGGGACACTATCTTCGTGTCAAAG ACCTGGGTACTGAGGATCTCTCGTGGCCCCCACATGCGGCCCCAGCCAAGCCTGGAGATGAGGGCAAGGTGGAGCAGGGCGTGAAGGACTCCAAGTCCCTGAGTCTGCCAATCCTGCGGCCAGCTGGGACTGCACCCCCTGCCCTGGAGCGTGTGGACCCTCAGAGCCGCCGGGAGAGCCTGGACATCTTA GCCCCTGGCCGCCGCCGTAAGAACATGTCGGAGTTCCTGGGGGAGGCGAGCATCCCTGGGCAGGAGCCCCCCACGCCCTCTAGCTGCTCTTTGCCCAGTGGCAGCAGTGGCAGCACCAGCAGCGGCGACAGCTGGAAGAACCGGGCGGCCAGTCGCTTCAGCGGCTTTTTCAGCTCAGGCCCCAGCACCAGTGCCTTTGGCCGG GAGGTAGACAAGATGGAGCAGCTGGAGGgcaagctgcacacctacagcctCTTCGGGCTGCCTAGGCTGCCCCAGAGGCTGCGCTTCGACCATGACTCCTGGGAGGAGGATGATGAGGACGAGGATGAGGACAATGCCTGCCTGAGGCTGGAGGACAGCTGGCGGGAGCTCATTGATGGGCATGAG AAGCTGACTCGGCGGCAGTGCCACCAGCAAGAGGCAGTGTGGGAGCTGCTGCACACGGAGGCCTCCTACATCAGGAAACTGCGGGTGATCACCAAT CTGTTCCTGTGCTGCCTCCTGAACCTGCAAGAATCAGGGCTGCTGTGTGAG GTGGAGGCGGAGCGTCTGTTCAGCAACATCCCGGAGATCGCGCAGCTGCACCGCAGGCTGTGGGCCGGCGTGATGGCGCCAGTGCTGGAGAAGGCGCGGCTTACACGGGCGCTGCTGCAGCCCGGGGACTTCCTCAAAGGCTTCAAGATG TTCGGCTCGCTCTTCAAGCCCTACATCCGCTACTGCATGGAGGAGGAGGGCTGCATGGAGTACATGCGCGGTCTGCTGCGCGACAACGACCTCTTCCGGGCCTACATCACG TGGGCCGAGAAGCACCCACAGTGCCAGCGGCTGAAGCTGAGCGACATGCTGGCGAAACCCCACCAGCGGCTCACCAAGTACCCGCTGCTGCTCAAGTCGGTGCTGAGGAAGACCGAGGAGCCGCGCGCCAAGGAGGCCGTCGTCACCATG ATCGGTTCCGTGGAGCGCTTCATCCACCACGTGAATGCGTGCATGCGGCAGCGGCAGGAGCGGCAGCGGCTGGCGGCCGTGGTTAGCCGCATCGACGCCTACGAGGTGGTGGAAAGCAGCAGCGACGAAGTGGACAAG CTCCTGAAGGAATTTCTGCACCTGGACTTGACAGCGCCCATCCCCGGCGCCTCCCCGGAGGAGACGCGGCAGCTGCTGCTGGAGGGGAGCCTGAAGATGAAGGAGGGGAAGGACAGCAAG ATGGATGTGTACTGCTTCCTGTTCACGGATCTGCTATTGGTGACCAAGGCAGTGAAGAAGGCAGAGAGGACCAGGGTCATCAGGCCACCCCTGCTAGTGGACAAGATTGTGTGCCGGGAGCTACGGGACCCTG GGTCCTTCCTCCTCATCTACCTGAATGAGTTTCACAGCGCTGTAGGGGCCTACACGTTCCAGGCCAGCGGCCAGGCCTTGTGCCGTGGCTGGGTGGACACCATTTATAACGCCCAG AACCAGCTGCAACAGCTGCGTGCACAGGAGCCCCCAGGCAGCCAGCAGCCCCTGCAGAgcctggaagaggaggaggatgagcaggaggaggaagaggaggaggaggaggaggaaggcgaGGAGAGTGGCAATTCAGCTGCCAGCTCCCCCACCATCATGCGGAAAAGCAGCGGCAGCCCCGACTCTCAGCACTG TGCCTCAGATGGCTCCACGGAGACCCTGGCCATGGTTGTGGTGGAGCCTGGGGAGACGCTGTCCTCCCCCGAGTTCGACGGCGGTCCTTTCAGCTCCCAGTCCGATGAGACCTCTCTCAGCACCATTGCCTCATCTGCCACGCCCACCAGTGAGCTGCTGCCCCTGGGTCCAGTGGACGGCCGCTCCTGCTCCATGGACTCTGCCTACGGCACCCTCTCCCCAACCTCCTTACAAGACTTTGTGGCCCCAGGCCCTGTGGCAGAACTAGTGCCTCGGCCCCCAGATTCCCCACAAGCTCCTTCCCCTCCACTCTCGCCCCGTCTCCGCCGCCGCACCCCTGTCCAGCTGTTAACCTGCCCGCCCCAACTGCTCAAGTCTAAGTCCGAGGCCAGCCTCCTCCAGCTGCTGGTAGGGACTGGCACCCATGGAACATCCTCTGCCCCCAGCCGCAGCCTGTCAGAGCTCTGCCTGGCTGTCCCAGCCCCAGGTATTAGGACTCAGGGCTCCCCTCAGGAAGCTGGGCCCAGCTGGAATTGCCGGGGGGGCCCTAGCCCTGGCGGTGGTCCTAGGCTAGCTAGCTGCCTGGCCGGGGAACCTGCAGGCTCCCACAGGAAGAGGTGTGGAGACCTGCCCTCGGGGGCCTCTCCCAGGGTCCAGCCTGAGCCCCCACCAGGAGTCTCCACCCAGCACAGGAAGCTGACCCTGGCCCAGCTCTACCGAATCAGGACCACCCTGCTGCTTAACTCCACGCTCACTGCCTC
- the PLEKHG5 gene encoding pleckstrin homology domain-containing family G member 5 isoform X6: MDDQSPAEKKGLRCQNPACMDKGRASKVCHHADCQQLHRRGPLNLCEACDSKFHSAMHYDGHVRFDLPPQGSVLARNVSTRSCPPRTSPAVDLEEEDEESSADGKGDRKSTGLKLSKKKARRRHTDDPSKECFTLKFDLNVDIETEIVPAMKKKSLGEVLLPVFERKGIALGKVDIYLDQSNTPLSLSFEAYRFGGHYLRVKDLGTEDLSWPPHAAPAKPGDEGKVEQGVKDSKSLSLPILRPAGTAPPALERVDPQSRRESLDILAPGRRRKNMSEFLGEASIPGQEPPTPSSCSLPSGSSGSTSSGDSWKNRAASRFSGFFSSGPSTSAFGREVDKMEQLEGKLHTYSLFGLPRLPQRLRFDHDSWEEDDEDEDEDNACLRLEDSWRELIDGHEKLTRRQCHQQEAVWELLHTEASYIRKLRVITNLFLCCLLNLQESGLLCEVEAERLFSNIPEIAQLHRRLWAGVMAPVLEKARLTRALLQPGDFLKGFKMFGSLFKPYIRYCMEEEGCMEYMRGLLRDNDLFRAYITWAEKHPQCQRLKLSDMLAKPHQRLTKYPLLLKSVLRKTEEPRAKEAVVTMIGSVERFIHHVNACMRQRQERQRLAAVVSRIDAYEVVESSSDEVDKLLKEFLHLDLTAPIPGASPEETRQLLLEGSLKMKEGKDSKMDVYCFLFTDLLLVTKAVKKAERTRVIRPPLLVDKIVCRELRDPGSFLLIYLNEFHSAVGAYTFQASGQALCRGWVDTIYNAQNQLQQLRAQEPPGSQQPLQSLEEEEDEQEEEEEEEEEEGEESGNSAASSPTIMRKSSGSPDSQHCASDGSTETLAMVVVEPGETLSSPEFDGGPFSSQSDETSLSTIASSATPTSELLPLGPVDGRSCSMDSAYGTLSPTSLQDFVAPGPVAELVPRPPDSPQAPSPPLSPRLRRRTPVQLLTCPPQLLKSKSEASLLQLLVGTGTHGTSSAPSRSLSELCLAVPAPGIRTQGSPQEAGPSWNCRGGPSPGGGPRLASCLAGEPAGSHRKRCGDLPSGASPRVQPEPPPGVSTQHRKLTLAQLYRIRTTLLLNSTLTASEV; encoded by the exons GTATGTCACCACGCCGACTGCCAGCAGCTGCACCGCCGGGGACCCCTCAACCTCTGCGAGGCCTGTGACAGCAAGTTCCACAGCGCCATGCATTATGATGGGCATGTCCGCTTCGACCTTCCCCCACAAG GCTCTGTCCTTGCCCGGAACGTGTCCACCCGGTCATGCCCGCCACGCACCAGCCCCGCGGTGGActtggaggaggaggatgaagagagCTCTGCGGATGGCAAAGG GGACCGGAAGAGCACAGGCCTGAAACTCTCCAagaagaaagcaaggaggagaCACACTGAT GACCCCAGCAAGGAGTGCTTCACCCTGAAATTTGACCTGAATGTGGATATCGAGACGGAGATCGTCCCAGCCATGAAGAAGAAGTCGCTGGG ggaggtgcTGCTGCCTGTATTTGAAAGGAAGGGCATCGCGCTGGGCAAAGTGGACATCTACCTGGACCAGTCCAACACACCCCTGTCCCTCTCCTTCGAGGCCTACAGGTTCGGGGGACACTATCTTCGTGTCAAAG ACCTGGGTACTGAGGATCTCTCGTGGCCCCCACATGCGGCCCCAGCCAAGCCTGGAGATGAGGGCAAGGTGGAGCAGGGCGTGAAGGACTCCAAGTCCCTGAGTCTGCCAATCCTGCGGCCAGCTGGGACTGCACCCCCTGCCCTGGAGCGTGTGGACCCTCAGAGCCGCCGGGAGAGCCTGGACATCTTA GCCCCTGGCCGCCGCCGTAAGAACATGTCGGAGTTCCTGGGGGAGGCGAGCATCCCTGGGCAGGAGCCCCCCACGCCCTCTAGCTGCTCTTTGCCCAGTGGCAGCAGTGGCAGCACCAGCAGCGGCGACAGCTGGAAGAACCGGGCGGCCAGTCGCTTCAGCGGCTTTTTCAGCTCAGGCCCCAGCACCAGTGCCTTTGGCCGG GAGGTAGACAAGATGGAGCAGCTGGAGGgcaagctgcacacctacagcctCTTCGGGCTGCCTAGGCTGCCCCAGAGGCTGCGCTTCGACCATGACTCCTGGGAGGAGGATGATGAGGACGAGGATGAGGACAATGCCTGCCTGAGGCTGGAGGACAGCTGGCGGGAGCTCATTGATGGGCATGAG AAGCTGACTCGGCGGCAGTGCCACCAGCAAGAGGCAGTGTGGGAGCTGCTGCACACGGAGGCCTCCTACATCAGGAAACTGCGGGTGATCACCAAT CTGTTCCTGTGCTGCCTCCTGAACCTGCAAGAATCAGGGCTGCTGTGTGAG GTGGAGGCGGAGCGTCTGTTCAGCAACATCCCGGAGATCGCGCAGCTGCACCGCAGGCTGTGGGCCGGCGTGATGGCGCCAGTGCTGGAGAAGGCGCGGCTTACACGGGCGCTGCTGCAGCCCGGGGACTTCCTCAAAGGCTTCAAGATG TTCGGCTCGCTCTTCAAGCCCTACATCCGCTACTGCATGGAGGAGGAGGGCTGCATGGAGTACATGCGCGGTCTGCTGCGCGACAACGACCTCTTCCGGGCCTACATCACG TGGGCCGAGAAGCACCCACAGTGCCAGCGGCTGAAGCTGAGCGACATGCTGGCGAAACCCCACCAGCGGCTCACCAAGTACCCGCTGCTGCTCAAGTCGGTGCTGAGGAAGACCGAGGAGCCGCGCGCCAAGGAGGCCGTCGTCACCATG ATCGGTTCCGTGGAGCGCTTCATCCACCACGTGAATGCGTGCATGCGGCAGCGGCAGGAGCGGCAGCGGCTGGCGGCCGTGGTTAGCCGCATCGACGCCTACGAGGTGGTGGAAAGCAGCAGCGACGAAGTGGACAAG CTCCTGAAGGAATTTCTGCACCTGGACTTGACAGCGCCCATCCCCGGCGCCTCCCCGGAGGAGACGCGGCAGCTGCTGCTGGAGGGGAGCCTGAAGATGAAGGAGGGGAAGGACAGCAAG ATGGATGTGTACTGCTTCCTGTTCACGGATCTGCTATTGGTGACCAAGGCAGTGAAGAAGGCAGAGAGGACCAGGGTCATCAGGCCACCCCTGCTAGTGGACAAGATTGTGTGCCGGGAGCTACGGGACCCTG GGTCCTTCCTCCTCATCTACCTGAATGAGTTTCACAGCGCTGTAGGGGCCTACACGTTCCAGGCCAGCGGCCAGGCCTTGTGCCGTGGCTGGGTGGACACCATTTATAACGCCCAG AACCAGCTGCAACAGCTGCGTGCACAGGAGCCCCCAGGCAGCCAGCAGCCCCTGCAGAgcctggaagaggaggaggatgagcaggaggaggaagaggaggaggaggaggaggaaggcgaGGAGAGTGGCAATTCAGCTGCCAGCTCCCCCACCATCATGCGGAAAAGCAGCGGCAGCCCCGACTCTCAGCACTG TGCCTCAGATGGCTCCACGGAGACCCTGGCCATGGTTGTGGTGGAGCCTGGGGAGACGCTGTCCTCCCCCGAGTTCGACGGCGGTCCTTTCAGCTCCCAGTCCGATGAGACCTCTCTCAGCACCATTGCCTCATCTGCCACGCCCACCAGTGAGCTGCTGCCCCTGGGTCCAGTGGACGGCCGCTCCTGCTCCATGGACTCTGCCTACGGCACCCTCTCCCCAACCTCCTTACAAGACTTTGTGGCCCCAGGCCCTGTGGCAGAACTAGTGCCTCGGCCCCCAGATTCCCCACAAGCTCCTTCCCCTCCACTCTCGCCCCGTCTCCGCCGCCGCACCCCTGTCCAGCTGTTAACCTGCCCGCCCCAACTGCTCAAGTCTAAGTCCGAGGCCAGCCTCCTCCAGCTGCTGGTAGGGACTGGCACCCATGGAACATCCTCTGCCCCCAGCCGCAGCCTGTCAGAGCTCTGCCTGGCTGTCCCAGCCCCAGGTATTAGGACTCAGGGCTCCCCTCAGGAAGCTGGGCCCAGCTGGAATTGCCGGGGGGGCCCTAGCCCTGGCGGTGGTCCTAGGCTAGCTAGCTGCCTGGCCGGGGAACCTGCAGGCTCCCACAGGAAGAGGTGTGGAGACCTGCCCTCGGGGGCCTCTCCCAGGGTCCAGCCTGAGCCCCCACCAGGAGTCTCCACCCAGCACAGGAAGCTGACCCTGGCCCAGCTCTACCGAATCAGGACCACCCTGCTGCTTAACTCCACGCTCACTGCCTC